A portion of the Hyphomicrobiales bacterium genome contains these proteins:
- a CDS encoding lysophospholipid acyltransferase family protein: MSLRALVFNIVFYLNLAILLVFGSPLLFGPRRYAMVGLKCWGWTTMWWQRVIVGTRVEVRGRENIPPGALLVAAKHQSAWETITLHTLFADPAMVMKAEMTWIPVMGWFARKFRLTSIDRSASAKAMRTLRAGAREAVAAGRQVIIFPEGTRRAPGARPEYKPGIVLLYGDLGVPCLPVALNSGLYWPRRKPARHPGTIVVEILPPIPPGLSKEDFLARLKKDIETASNRLIAEAAASENPPPLPDVAREALRQRAQG, encoded by the coding sequence ATGAGCCTGCGCGCGCTCGTCTTCAACATCGTCTTCTATCTCAACCTTGCCATCCTGCTCGTCTTCGGCAGTCCACTCCTCTTCGGCCCGCGGCGCTACGCCATGGTCGGGCTGAAATGCTGGGGCTGGACGACGATGTGGTGGCAGCGGGTCATCGTCGGCACCCGCGTCGAGGTCCGCGGTCGCGAGAACATTCCGCCGGGAGCCTTGCTGGTCGCCGCCAAGCATCAGTCGGCCTGGGAGACGATCACGCTGCATACGCTGTTCGCGGATCCTGCGATGGTGATGAAGGCCGAAATGACCTGGATCCCGGTGATGGGCTGGTTCGCGCGCAAGTTCCGCCTCACCTCCATCGACCGGTCGGCCAGCGCCAAGGCCATGCGGACGCTTCGCGCCGGCGCCAGGGAAGCGGTCGCCGCCGGGCGGCAGGTCATCATCTTTCCCGAGGGCACGCGCCGCGCGCCGGGCGCTCGGCCCGAATACAAGCCTGGCATCGTGCTTCTTTATGGCGACCTCGGCGTTCCCTGCCTGCCGGTCGCGCTCAATTCCGGACTCTATTGGCCGCGCCGCAAGCCTGCGCGCCATCCCGGAACCATCGTGGTGGAGATATTGCCGCCCATTCCTCCCGGCCTGTCTAAGGAGGATTTCCTGGCCCGCCTCAAAAAGGACATCGAAACCGCCAGCAACCGGCTGATCGCCGAGGCCGCCGCGTCAGAGAATCCGCCGCCCTTGCCGGATGTGGCACGCGAGGCGCTCAGGCAACGGGCGCAGGGCTGA